One genomic window of Solanum dulcamara chromosome 10, daSolDulc1.2, whole genome shotgun sequence includes the following:
- the LOC129869936 gene encoding uncharacterized protein LOC129869936 has protein sequence MLRRLTDADDILLWASDDRVTRTIRWDTLTTKEEAYNFIKEVCIPKPWHVSICIDDLSIGFLWVIYPSWSDGLHDIEAADIGYAIAVEYWEQGIATKALKMAIPQVFNDFSGIVKLEAYSVLENKASRRVLEKAGFNSQRSLTFHGDFKGYKNKVDVVVYKLLSTNI, from the exons atgttAAGGAg ATTAACAGACGCTGATGACATATTATTATGGGCAAGCGATGATCGCGTAACTCGTACCATCCGATGGGATACTTTGACCACAAAAGAAGAAGCCTATAATTTCATCAAGGAAGTGTGTATTCCTAAACCATGGCATGTATCAATATGTATCGATGATCTATCCATCGGATTCCTTTGGGTAATCTATCCATCATGGTCGGATGGTCTTCATGATATTGAAGCTGCAGACATAGGTTACGCGATTGCAGTTGAGTATTGGGAACAAGGAATTGCTACAAAGGCACTAAAAATGGCAATCCCTCAAGTGTTCAACGACTTTTCTGGAATAGTAAAGCTTGAAGCGTATAGTGTTTTGGAGAACAAGGCTTCTCGTAGGGTTTTGGAGAAGGCCGGATTTAACTCCCAACGTTCACTAACATTCCATGGAGACTTCAAGGGATACAAAAATAAGGTTGATGTGGTAGTTTACAAATTACTATCCACAAATATATGA
- the LOC129870500 gene encoding 16 kDa phloem protein 1 isoform X2 produces MTTVFGIMEINLVSARGLKNNEFWGGGIDPYVLLQYRGQERKSSTIRGQGSKPEWNEKFTFKIEYPSVDGQYKLILKLMDHDTFSSDDYLGEAIIYLKEFIEVGLENGRAEIHPKKYSVVGSDQCYCGEIQVGITFTPKKADDYAEEEYGGWKESDDYS; encoded by the exons ATGACGACTGTCTTTGGAATAATGGAGATTAATCTTGTTAGCGCTCGAGGTCTCAAAAACAACGAATTCTGgg GTGGTGGAATAGATCCATATGTTTTACTTCAATATAGAGGTCAAGAACGCAAGAGCTCTACTATTCGag GACAAGGTAGTAAACCAGAATGGAATGAGAAGTTCACATTCAAGATAGAATATCCCTCAGTAGATGGACAATACAAGCTTATACTTAAGCTCATggatcatgatacattttcttCTGATGACTATCTTGGTGAAGCCAT TATCTACTTGAAGGAATTTATTGAAGTGGGATTGGAGAATGGAAGAGCTGAAATTCATCCTAAAAAATATAGTGTGGTGGGGAGTGATCAATGTTATTGTGGTGAAATTCAAGTTGGTATCACATTCACTCCAAAG AAGGCAGATGATTATGCAGAAGAAGAATATGGTGGATGGAAGGAGAGTGATGATTACTCATGA
- the LOC129870500 gene encoding 16 kDa phloem protein 1 isoform X1 yields the protein MTTVFGIMEINLVSARGLKNNEFWGGGIDPYVLLQYRGQERKSSTIRAGQGSKPEWNEKFTFKIEYPSVDGQYKLILKLMDHDTFSSDDYLGEAIIYLKEFIEVGLENGRAEIHPKKYSVVGSDQCYCGEIQVGITFTPKKADDYAEEEYGGWKESDDYS from the exons ATGACGACTGTCTTTGGAATAATGGAGATTAATCTTGTTAGCGCTCGAGGTCTCAAAAACAACGAATTCTGgg GTGGTGGAATAGATCCATATGTTTTACTTCAATATAGAGGTCAAGAACGCAAGAGCTCTACTATTCGag CAGGACAAGGTAGTAAACCAGAATGGAATGAGAAGTTCACATTCAAGATAGAATATCCCTCAGTAGATGGACAATACAAGCTTATACTTAAGCTCATggatcatgatacattttcttCTGATGACTATCTTGGTGAAGCCAT TATCTACTTGAAGGAATTTATTGAAGTGGGATTGGAGAATGGAAGAGCTGAAATTCATCCTAAAAAATATAGTGTGGTGGGGAGTGATCAATGTTATTGTGGTGAAATTCAAGTTGGTATCACATTCACTCCAAAG AAGGCAGATGATTATGCAGAAGAAGAATATGGTGGATGGAAGGAGAGTGATGATTACTCATGA